In one Corallococcus sp. EGB genomic region, the following are encoded:
- a CDS encoding serine protease: protein MFSLLLAAVLAQGPAAPPAPSASPAPPPVLPAPDAGVADAVVPPLPVATLPPATHELFRRIQGRVAQVRIIERRSGTKSSIGSAFFVGAKGHALTNYHVVSDLVLHPEDYTAELDRGDATVPVRLLAVDVVSDLAVIQVDTPISDYFKLEEHEPPQGTRLFAMGNPRDLGTTIVEGTYNGLVRDALYERVHFTGAINPGMSGGPTLSGEGGVVGVNVATMGNQVGFLVPVARARALLDRALAQDAPPDPAALMTSVKDQLMANQQRITDRLMATDLPKQALGDYRVPGRWSPFLKCWGDTPHDPETPYTVTSYQCSSEEDIFLSSSHRTGVVAYLHQHVESQKLGAMRFSALYSTLFSQDPDAVSATREDVTNFRCTSEFVDVKGLPVRAALCLRAYRRFPGLYDLVLRAATLNASTRGVDTSLTLGGFSAENARKLARRYLEGLSWTK, encoded by the coding sequence ATGTTCTCCCTTCTCCTTGCCGCCGTGCTCGCGCAGGGGCCCGCCGCCCCTCCGGCGCCCTCGGCGTCCCCGGCCCCGCCGCCGGTCCTCCCGGCGCCAGACGCCGGCGTCGCGGACGCGGTGGTGCCGCCCCTGCCGGTGGCCACGCTGCCTCCGGCCACGCACGAGCTGTTCCGCCGCATCCAGGGCCGCGTCGCGCAGGTGCGCATCATCGAGCGCCGCTCCGGCACGAAGTCCTCCATCGGCTCCGCGTTCTTCGTGGGCGCGAAGGGCCACGCCCTCACGAACTACCACGTCGTGTCCGACCTGGTGCTCCACCCGGAGGACTACACCGCGGAGCTGGACCGCGGCGACGCGACGGTGCCGGTGCGCCTGCTCGCGGTGGACGTGGTGAGCGACCTGGCCGTCATCCAGGTGGACACGCCCATCAGCGACTACTTCAAGCTGGAGGAGCACGAGCCGCCGCAGGGCACGCGCCTGTTCGCCATGGGCAACCCGCGCGACCTGGGCACCACCATCGTGGAGGGCACCTACAACGGCCTGGTGCGCGACGCCCTCTATGAACGCGTGCACTTCACCGGCGCCATCAACCCCGGCATGAGCGGCGGGCCCACGCTGAGCGGCGAGGGCGGCGTCGTGGGCGTCAACGTGGCCACCATGGGCAACCAGGTGGGCTTCCTGGTGCCGGTGGCCCGCGCGCGGGCGCTGCTCGACCGGGCGCTGGCGCAGGACGCGCCCCCGGACCCGGCCGCGCTGATGACGTCCGTGAAGGACCAGTTGATGGCCAACCAGCAGCGCATCACCGACCGGCTGATGGCCACGGACCTGCCGAAGCAGGCGCTGGGGGACTACCGCGTCCCCGGCCGCTGGAGCCCGTTCCTCAAGTGCTGGGGCGACACGCCGCACGACCCCGAGACCCCCTACACGGTGACGAGCTACCAGTGCTCCTCCGAGGAGGACATCTTCCTGTCCTCCAGCCACCGCACGGGCGTGGTGGCCTACCTGCACCAGCACGTGGAGAGCCAGAAGCTGGGCGCGATGCGCTTCTCCGCGCTCTACAGCACGCTCTTCTCACAGGACCCGGACGCGGTGTCCGCCACGCGCGAGGACGTCACCAACTTCCGCTGCACGTCCGAGTTCGTCGACGTGAAGGGCCTCCCGGTGCGCGCGGCGCTGTGCCTGCGCGCCTACCGCCGCTTCCCGGGCCTCTATGATCTGGTGCTGCGCGCGGCCACACTGAACGCCTCCACGCGCGGCGTGGACACCAGCCTCACGCTGGGCGGCTTCTCCGCGGAGAACGCGCGCAAGCTGGCGCGCCGCTACCTGGAGGGCCTGTCGTGGACGAAGTGA